A genomic segment from Geitlerinema sp. PCC 7407 encodes:
- the drmB gene encoding DUF1998 domain-containing protein: MSNKKSQPKPSGELRQSQVLTTFGPGSMVDLPTHSVVIAGLTYWKGDRQTIWEDRLRYKVAKSLDIDPQTIQLCTPPQQSSDPRAALSGIDAFVFPTWFLGQVDRTYQHKDGKVYRTRPLVRWSAVRSGFKHEGRKTQAVPVRFVQACTNGHLSDIDWYAFAHNDFNTRCCKPLWLDEGGSGNDFEEIFVRCECGKRRPLSNAKLKDSKVLGKCQGLRPWLGPRGQESCTTHKINSNGDTTEQPEYNRLLVRSASNTYFSQTLSVISMPDQAAELKKAVDCFYEEDLQFAEDLADIQKEFKKPKFAELANFGAEVVWTEVKRRKSGLTIPDKSIKQVELEALLACPDEMGKEVPTADQDFQGYARRLDTLDAKWRSAIDRVVLVHRLREVTALIGFTRFEAAMPNIEGEIDDLAINVRRAKLDFEPKWVPAIENLGEGVFISISRDAIRKWLERPEVKAREKKLEQGFYKWLDTRGIPRDRTKFPGTPYIMLHSLSHLLITAVSLDCGYASSAIRERIYAFDDIGYGILLHTGTSGSEGTLGGLVEVGRRIEEHLGRALEYGRLCSNDPVCAQHQPDDAQEDRLLHGAACHGCLLIAETSCERRNEMLDRALVVNTVAGLGTEFFPDIVS; the protein is encoded by the coding sequence ATGAGCAATAAGAAAAGCCAGCCTAAACCCAGTGGCGAATTGCGGCAGAGCCAAGTGCTAACCACCTTCGGTCCTGGCTCAATGGTCGATTTACCGACCCACTCTGTCGTCATTGCGGGATTGACCTACTGGAAAGGCGATCGCCAAACTATTTGGGAGGATCGGCTCCGCTACAAAGTCGCCAAAAGCCTGGACATCGATCCTCAGACAATCCAACTCTGCACACCACCTCAACAATCTAGCGATCCCCGAGCTGCCCTCAGTGGCATTGATGCCTTTGTCTTCCCCACTTGGTTTCTGGGACAAGTAGACAGAACCTATCAACACAAGGATGGCAAAGTTTACCGAACTCGACCGCTAGTGAGGTGGAGCGCAGTCAGAAGCGGGTTCAAGCATGAAGGCAGAAAAACTCAAGCAGTCCCTGTCCGCTTCGTCCAGGCTTGTACCAATGGTCATCTCAGCGATATCGATTGGTACGCCTTTGCTCACAATGATTTCAATACCCGCTGCTGCAAACCACTTTGGTTAGATGAGGGCGGCTCCGGCAACGACTTCGAAGAAATTTTCGTTCGCTGTGAATGTGGCAAGCGGCGTCCTCTTTCCAACGCCAAACTAAAAGATTCCAAAGTACTGGGTAAGTGTCAGGGACTTCGCCCTTGGTTAGGTCCCCGTGGTCAAGAGTCTTGCACTACACACAAAATCAATAGCAATGGTGACACTACAGAGCAACCTGAATACAATCGTTTGCTCGTGCGCTCTGCCAGCAATACCTACTTCAGCCAAACCCTTAGCGTCATTTCCATGCCCGACCAGGCGGCTGAGCTGAAGAAGGCAGTCGATTGCTTCTATGAGGAAGATTTACAGTTTGCTGAAGACTTGGCAGATATTCAAAAAGAATTCAAGAAGCCGAAGTTTGCTGAACTGGCCAACTTTGGAGCAGAGGTTGTCTGGACAGAAGTGAAGCGGCGTAAAAGTGGGTTAACGATTCCAGACAAAAGTATTAAGCAAGTAGAACTGGAGGCACTACTCGCCTGCCCTGACGAAATGGGCAAAGAAGTTCCAACGGCAGATCAGGATTTTCAGGGATATGCTCGTCGTTTGGATACGCTAGATGCGAAATGGCGATCGGCCATCGATCGGGTCGTGCTGGTGCATCGTTTACGGGAAGTTACGGCGTTGATTGGCTTTACCCGCTTTGAGGCTGCCATGCCGAATATTGAGGGTGAGATTGATGACTTAGCGATCAATGTTCGTAGGGCCAAGCTAGACTTCGAACCCAAGTGGGTGCCTGCGATCGAAAACTTGGGTGAAGGTGTTTTCATCAGCATCTCGAGAGACGCAATCCGCAAATGGTTGGAACGCCCGGAGGTTAAAGCCCGGGAAAAGAAGCTTGAGCAGGGATTTTACAAATGGCTCGACACGAGGGGCATTCCCCGCGACAGGACAAAGTTTCCCGGCACACCATACATCATGCTGCACTCTCTTTCTCACTTACTCATCACAGCCGTGTCTCTCGATTGCGGCTATGCCTCCAGCGCCATCCGCGAGCGGATTTATGCCTTTGATGATATTGGCTACGGTATTCTGCTCCACACGGGCACTTCAGGCTCAGAAGGGACTCTAGGTGGCTTGGTTGAGGTCGGTAGGCGGATTGAAGAACACCTCGGCAGAGCCTTAGAGTACGGTCGGCTATGCTCCAATGACCCCGTATGCGCCCAGCACCAACCGGATGACGCACAGGAGGATCGTTTACTGCACGGAGCGGCCTGTCACGGGTGCTTACTCATTGCCGAGACTTCCTGCGAACGCCGGAATGAAATGCTGGATCGCGCATTAGTCGTGAACACCGTAGCAGGACTGGGAACAGAATTTTTCCCAGATATTGTCTCATGA
- the drmC gene encoding DISARM system phospholipase D-like protein DrmC, with product MMSPLMKLSRPALVGLASALETERFSFPIYPFALASYVPEQLTGAIASELNQLQQEGMSPVHMAYMLELLAQERAITHQKQDQIDLVWTGPELSGSESRDTAVVVQELFSSAQHSVLVSSFAIDQGNKGRKLFHPLVRQMDLNPNLSVRLFLNIKQNYRNAKPASILLEEFSHNFRQHVWSGCQLPEIFYDPRSLELSTQTNACLHAKCIIIDEEKAFITSANFTEAAHQRNIEAGVLVRDQITARAILSQFEMLVTQGILYRVPGF from the coding sequence ATGATGTCTCCGTTGATGAAATTGAGCCGTCCTGCTCTGGTTGGTCTGGCTTCCGCCCTGGAAACCGAGCGGTTCAGCTTCCCAATTTATCCATTCGCTCTGGCAAGCTATGTACCAGAGCAACTGACAGGGGCGATCGCGTCTGAGCTCAATCAGCTACAGCAGGAGGGCATGAGCCCAGTGCATATGGCCTATATGCTAGAACTACTGGCACAGGAGCGCGCGATCACCCACCAAAAACAAGACCAAATCGATCTAGTCTGGACAGGCCCTGAACTTTCTGGGAGCGAGAGCCGCGATACAGCGGTAGTTGTGCAAGAGCTTTTCAGCAGCGCACAACACAGCGTCTTAGTTTCCAGTTTTGCAATTGATCAAGGCAACAAAGGGCGCAAGCTGTTTCATCCCCTGGTGAGACAGATGGACTTAAATCCCAACCTAAGCGTCCGCCTATTTCTAAACATCAAGCAAAATTATAGAAACGCAAAACCTGCCTCTATCCTGCTAGAAGAGTTCTCTCATAATTTTCGTCAGCATGTTTGGTCAGGGTGTCAACTACCAGAAATTTTCTATGATCCCCGATCGCTAGAATTATCGACCCAGACAAACGCCTGTCTACATGCAAAGTGCATCATCATTGATGAAGAGAAAGCCTTTATTACATCTGCAAATTTCACAGAAGCAGCCCATCAACGCAACATTGAGGCAGGAGTTTTAGTGCGTGATCAAATTACTGCAAGAGCAATCTTGTCACAATTCGAGATGCTAGTCACTCAAGGCATTCTCTATCGAGTTCCAGGATTCTAG
- a CDS encoding ABC transporter substrate-binding protein, whose protein sequence is MTVFTRIKQRLVSFATSFRRSRSPRLAIAAFLVGLSITFASWVLAQQPVTVTVLLQTLEASQWSSLIEDFEAENPNIRISIIEGPNATDAISDLYTSSFLLGDSPYDLVYMDIVWVPKYAAAGWLLPLSDRVTDEDLNDYLEADLEGGRYDGELYRIPFRTDAGMLYYRRDLLEEAGFEPPETFDDLMRISKALQNAGEATWGFVWQGNQYEGLVADYVEILEGYGGFWIDPDTREIGLDQPAAIASVEFLLSTIREGISPPGVTTYQEEETLRLFQNGSTVFLRNWPYVWPEVNREDSPIAGKVALKAMVHAPGENSGACKGGWGFGIAKSSRHPDEAWKVVEFFSRAESQKQFVLENGYVPSRKSLFRDADILAKYSYYDELIDVVEQSVLRPPIGQYDQASDILQRYLSSALTGIQTPEQAMRAAAAETRRLLS, encoded by the coding sequence GTGACTGTCTTCACGCGGATTAAGCAACGGCTTGTCTCCTTTGCAACATCCTTTCGGCGATCGCGATCGCCTCGATTGGCGATCGCTGCCTTTTTGGTAGGACTCAGCATTACATTCGCCAGTTGGGTTTTGGCCCAGCAGCCCGTCACCGTGACGGTGCTGCTCCAAACCCTGGAGGCCTCTCAGTGGAGTTCTCTGATTGAGGACTTTGAGGCTGAAAACCCCAATATTCGCATCAGCATCATCGAAGGACCCAACGCAACGGACGCCATTTCCGATCTCTATACCTCGTCATTTCTCTTAGGAGATTCTCCCTATGACCTGGTTTATATGGATATTGTCTGGGTGCCCAAGTATGCCGCTGCGGGATGGCTTTTGCCCCTCTCCGACCGCGTCACAGACGAAGATCTCAATGACTATCTGGAAGCCGATCTCGAGGGGGGACGCTACGATGGCGAGCTCTACCGCATCCCGTTTCGGACCGATGCTGGGATGCTCTACTATCGGCGCGATCTCTTAGAAGAGGCGGGCTTTGAGCCGCCAGAGACCTTTGATGATTTGATGCGTATCTCCAAAGCGCTCCAAAACGCTGGAGAGGCAACCTGGGGATTTGTCTGGCAGGGCAATCAGTACGAGGGATTGGTTGCTGACTATGTCGAGATCCTAGAAGGATATGGCGGGTTCTGGATTGATCCGGATACTCGAGAAATAGGCCTCGATCAGCCTGCGGCGATCGCCTCTGTCGAGTTTCTGCTCAGCACCATTCGCGAAGGCATTTCTCCCCCCGGCGTCACCACCTACCAAGAAGAAGAGACCCTCCGTCTTTTCCAAAATGGCTCGACGGTCTTCCTACGAAACTGGCCCTACGTCTGGCCAGAAGTCAACCGAGAAGACTCACCCATTGCGGGCAAAGTCGCCCTCAAAGCCATGGTCCACGCTCCGGGCGAGAACAGCGGGGCCTGCAAGGGAGGCTGGGGCTTTGGCATTGCCAAGTCCAGTCGCCACCCCGACGAAGCTTGGAAAGTCGTCGAGTTTTTCAGCCGAGCAGAGTCGCAAAAACAGTTTGTGCTAGAGAACGGCTATGTTCCCAGCCGCAAATCTCTCTTTCGAGATGCGGATATCTTGGCGAAATATAGCTATTACGACGAGCTAATCGATGTTGTCGAGCAGTCTGTTTTGCGCCCCCCGATTGGTCAGTATGACCAAGCTTCAGACATTCTTCAGCGCTATCTCAGCTCTGCGCTCACTGGCATCCAGACGCCTGAGCAGGCCATGCGGGCGGCAGCCGCCGAGACGCGCCGACTCTTGAGCTAA
- a CDS encoding carbohydrate ABC transporter permease: protein MVQPNSTIRSREKMTGWFLVIPALLILLLVYAFPIGRAFWLSFLTQNLGTELQPEFNGIGNYIRMIGDGRFWQTILNTTVFTLSSLVLELVLGMGVALMLNQAFRGRGIVRTIAIIPWALPTALIALTWRWIFNDQYGVWNDILLRLGIIDQGINWLGQPTTAMMAVIAADVWKTTSFVSILLLAGLQSIPEDLYEAHSIDGASTWQSFRQITLPLLLPQILIATLFRFAQAFGIFDLVQVMTGGGPAGSTEMVSLYIYSTVMRYLDFGYGAALVVVTFLILLGVVLLANYLLSRARNVTGVE from the coding sequence ATGGTACAGCCCAACAGCACAATTCGATCGCGGGAGAAGATGACCGGCTGGTTCTTGGTGATACCCGCCCTGCTCATCTTGCTGCTCGTCTATGCCTTTCCCATTGGGCGAGCCTTTTGGCTCAGCTTTCTCACCCAGAACCTTGGAACCGAGCTTCAGCCAGAGTTTAACGGCATCGGCAACTATATTCGAATGATCGGGGATGGACGCTTTTGGCAAACCATCCTCAACACCACTGTTTTTACCCTTTCATCGCTGGTCCTGGAGTTGGTGCTAGGAATGGGAGTCGCGCTGATGCTCAACCAAGCCTTTCGCGGGCGGGGCATCGTGCGGACGATCGCCATCATTCCCTGGGCCTTGCCCACCGCCCTGATCGCCCTCACCTGGCGCTGGATCTTCAATGATCAGTATGGAGTTTGGAATGATATTTTGCTTCGCCTCGGGATCATCGACCAAGGCATTAACTGGCTCGGCCAGCCCACCACGGCCATGATGGCAGTGATCGCCGCCGACGTTTGGAAAACCACATCCTTTGTGAGCATTTTGCTCCTAGCGGGTCTCCAGTCGATCCCCGAAGATCTCTACGAAGCCCACTCCATTGACGGCGCGTCCACGTGGCAGAGTTTCCGGCAGATTACCCTGCCGCTGCTGCTGCCCCAGATTCTGATCGCTACGCTGTTTCGCTTTGCCCAGGCCTTTGGCATCTTCGACCTCGTGCAGGTGATGACCGGGGGAGGTCCAGCGGGTTCGACAGAGATGGTTTCGCTGTATATCTACTCCACCGTGATGCGCTATCTCGACTTTGGCTATGGGGCCGCGCTGGTGGTCGTTACCTTCTTGATCTTGCTAGGCGTGGTGCTGCTGGCCAACTATCTTCTGTCCCGAGCCCGCAACGTCACTGGTGTAGAGTAG
- a CDS encoding carbohydrate ABC transporter permease yields MTTTHQPTPTQTENPYEKRQRIRNIAIALGVFLTVVISLAPILWQVLTSIKVNADISAVPNVYIPSRYTLEHYILLFERRPFLRYIFNSAFVAIVSTVLALGLGAPAAYALARMRIPGERIILGIILIVVLFPYILLFLGLLQVVQALGIGNNYLVLIVPYTAINLPLTILTLRSFFLQLPKDLEDAAKVDGYSTLGMLLKIVLPMTLPALVTTGILAFIFAWNEYIFALTFVTRESLKTIPVAAAQLSGATLFSIPYGPLAAATSLGTFPLIILVLIFQRKIVQGLTSGAVKG; encoded by the coding sequence ATGACAACGACTCATCAACCCACCCCTACTCAAACCGAGAATCCCTACGAAAAGCGCCAGCGCATTCGCAATATCGCGATCGCCCTTGGCGTGTTTTTGACCGTGGTGATCAGCCTTGCCCCCATCCTGTGGCAGGTGCTGACGTCGATCAAGGTCAACGCGGATATCTCTGCTGTCCCCAATGTCTATATTCCCAGTCGCTATACCCTCGAGCACTATATTTTGCTGTTTGAGCGGCGGCCTTTCCTGCGCTATATCTTCAACAGCGCTTTTGTCGCCATTGTCTCTACGGTGCTTGCTTTGGGACTGGGTGCTCCCGCTGCCTACGCTCTGGCGCGTATGCGGATCCCGGGAGAGCGCATCATTTTGGGAATTATTTTAATTGTCGTTTTGTTCCCTTATATTTTGCTGTTCTTGGGTCTGCTGCAAGTGGTGCAGGCCTTGGGCATCGGCAACAACTATCTGGTGCTGATCGTGCCCTACACCGCCATTAACCTGCCCTTGACCATTCTCACCCTGCGCAGCTTCTTTCTTCAGTTGCCCAAAGATCTCGAAGATGCAGCCAAAGTGGACGGCTACAGCACCCTGGGCATGCTGCTGAAAATCGTGCTGCCCATGACCCTCCCCGCGCTGGTCACCACAGGCATTTTGGCCTTTATCTTTGCCTGGAATGAGTATATTTTCGCGCTGACCTTCGTGACGCGAGAGTCTCTCAAAACGATCCCCGTTGCAGCGGCCCAGCTCAGCGGCGCGACGCTATTCAGCATTCCCTACGGTCCCCTGGCCGCCGCGACGTCTCTGGGAACCTTTCCGTTGATTATTCTGGTGCTGATCTTCCAGCGCAAGATCGTTCAGGGTCTCACCTCCGGCGCGGTTAAGGGATAG